One genomic window of Lepeophtheirus salmonis chromosome 5, UVic_Lsal_1.4, whole genome shotgun sequence includes the following:
- the LOC121118059 gene encoding lipase 3 isoform X1, whose protein sequence is MQTHFQVLIFSISLPFLVLCDISSHDGYRHDLSPPQIIRSEGYPCEVYKVTTDDGYILEMHRIPHGINNQNISETRPVVFVQHGLLSSSADWVIASPKKALGYILADAGYDVWMGNFRGNSYSRNHLTLKPSKIRFWKFSWDQMAKYDLPAMIKKTMSLTNSSQIQFVGHSMGTTVFMAMLNIYPDMKEHFHLAHFLSPIAYISHTISPIKYFAKFGNEIGWVLNHLGAGEFLPSRWLMNVLSALFCKPGMNHICKSTIFLLCGYDHAQTNSSLLPTIIQHTPAGTSTYTVVQYAQEFNTGDFKAMDWGKKQNIKYHGSEVPPRYQIEAVDVPVAVYRGKNDWLAQEEDVIHVVNRLPQLYDDYIVPYDDWNHVDFLWAIDADRFLYKKLIDNMKRYENKDILKK, encoded by the exons ATGCAAACTCATTTTCAAGTCCTCATTTTTTCCATCTCTCTTCCATTCCTCGTCTTGTGTGATATATCAAGTCATGATGGATATAGACATGACTTGTCTCCG ccACAAATAATTAGATCTGAGGGTTATCCTTGTGAAGTCTACAAAGTCACGACAGATGATggatatattttggaaatgcATCGAATCCCTCATGGGATtaacaatcaaaatatttcagaGACTCGACCTGTAGTCTTTGTTCAACATGGACTATTATCTTCATCTGCTGATTGGGTTATAGCCTCACCCAAAAAGGCCTtag GTTATATTCTTGCGGATGCAGGTTATGATGTTTGGATGGGGAATTTCCGGGGAAATAGCTATTCCCGGAATCACTTGACTCTCAAAccatcaaaaattagattttggaaattttc ATGGGACCAAATGGCAAAGTACGATTTGCCAGCCATGATAAAGAAGACAATGTCATTGACCAACAGCTCCCAAATTCAATTCGTCGGCCATTCCATGGGCACCACGGTATTCATGGCCATGCTTAACATTTATCCAGATATGAAAGAACACTTTCATTTGGCTCATTTCCTTTCACCAATTGCTTATATTTCTCATACCATTAGTCCCATCAAATACTTTGCAAAATTTGGGAACGAGATTGGG TGGGTCCTTAATCATCTCGGAGCAGGCGAATTTTTGCCTAGTCGATGGCTTATGAATGTTCTCTCTGCCCTATTTTGCAAGCCAGGGATGAATCATATTTGTAAATCCACAATATTTCTCTTATGTGGATACGATCACGCCCAAACCAATTCATCTCTCCTCCCAACCATCATACAGCACACTCCTGCAGGAACCTCAACATATACCGTCGTTCAGTACGCCCAAGAGTTCAATACCGGGGATTTTAAAGCAATGgattggggaaaaaaacaaaatataaagtatcATGGGTCTGAGGTCCCTCCACGATATCAAATTGAAGCAGTTGACGTTCCTGTTGCTGTTTATCGTGGGAAAAATGATTGGCTGGCACAAGAAGAA GATGTGATACACGTGGTTAATCGCTTACCTCAACTATATGACGACTATATCGTACCATATGATGATTGGAATCATGTTGATTTCTTATGGGCCATAGATGCAGATcgatttttgtacaaaaagctCATTGATAATATGAAGAGATAcgaaaataaagacattttaaagaaatga
- the LOC121118059 gene encoding lipase 3 isoform X2, whose product MIVVELLTLLVRLIEAASNHHAAAPQIIRSEGYPCEVYKVTTDDGYILEMHRIPHGINNQNISETRPVVFVQHGLLSSSADWVIASPKKALGYILADAGYDVWMGNFRGNSYSRNHLTLKPSKIRFWKFSWDQMAKYDLPAMIKKTMSLTNSSQIQFVGHSMGTTVFMAMLNIYPDMKEHFHLAHFLSPIAYISHTISPIKYFAKFGNEIGWVLNHLGAGEFLPSRWLMNVLSALFCKPGMNHICKSTIFLLCGYDHAQTNSSLLPTIIQHTPAGTSTYTVVQYAQEFNTGDFKAMDWGKKQNIKYHGSEVPPRYQIEAVDVPVAVYRGKNDWLAQEEDVIHVVNRLPQLYDDYIVPYDDWNHVDFLWAIDADRFLYKKLIDNMKRYENKDILKK is encoded by the exons ATGATTGTTGTAGAGCTCTTAACCCTTTTGGTCAGGTTAATTGAGGCAGCTTCAAATCATCATGCAGCAGCT ccACAAATAATTAGATCTGAGGGTTATCCTTGTGAAGTCTACAAAGTCACGACAGATGATggatatattttggaaatgcATCGAATCCCTCATGGGATtaacaatcaaaatatttcagaGACTCGACCTGTAGTCTTTGTTCAACATGGACTATTATCTTCATCTGCTGATTGGGTTATAGCCTCACCCAAAAAGGCCTtag GTTATATTCTTGCGGATGCAGGTTATGATGTTTGGATGGGGAATTTCCGGGGAAATAGCTATTCCCGGAATCACTTGACTCTCAAAccatcaaaaattagattttggaaattttc ATGGGACCAAATGGCAAAGTACGATTTGCCAGCCATGATAAAGAAGACAATGTCATTGACCAACAGCTCCCAAATTCAATTCGTCGGCCATTCCATGGGCACCACGGTATTCATGGCCATGCTTAACATTTATCCAGATATGAAAGAACACTTTCATTTGGCTCATTTCCTTTCACCAATTGCTTATATTTCTCATACCATTAGTCCCATCAAATACTTTGCAAAATTTGGGAACGAGATTGGG TGGGTCCTTAATCATCTCGGAGCAGGCGAATTTTTGCCTAGTCGATGGCTTATGAATGTTCTCTCTGCCCTATTTTGCAAGCCAGGGATGAATCATATTTGTAAATCCACAATATTTCTCTTATGTGGATACGATCACGCCCAAACCAATTCATCTCTCCTCCCAACCATCATACAGCACACTCCTGCAGGAACCTCAACATATACCGTCGTTCAGTACGCCCAAGAGTTCAATACCGGGGATTTTAAAGCAATGgattggggaaaaaaacaaaatataaagtatcATGGGTCTGAGGTCCCTCCACGATATCAAATTGAAGCAGTTGACGTTCCTGTTGCTGTTTATCGTGGGAAAAATGATTGGCTGGCACAAGAAGAA GATGTGATACACGTGGTTAATCGCTTACCTCAACTATATGACGACTATATCGTACCATATGATGATTGGAATCATGTTGATTTCTTATGGGCCATAGATGCAGATcgatttttgtacaaaaagctCATTGATAATATGAAGAGATAcgaaaataaagacattttaaagaaatga
- the LOC121118059 gene encoding lipase 3 isoform X3: protein MHRIPHGINNQNISETRPVVFVQHGLLSSSADWVIASPKKALGYILADAGYDVWMGNFRGNSYSRNHLTLKPSKIRFWKFSWDQMAKYDLPAMIKKTMSLTNSSQIQFVGHSMGTTVFMAMLNIYPDMKEHFHLAHFLSPIAYISHTISPIKYFAKFGNEIGWVLNHLGAGEFLPSRWLMNVLSALFCKPGMNHICKSTIFLLCGYDHAQTNSSLLPTIIQHTPAGTSTYTVVQYAQEFNTGDFKAMDWGKKQNIKYHGSEVPPRYQIEAVDVPVAVYRGKNDWLAQEEDVIHVVNRLPQLYDDYIVPYDDWNHVDFLWAIDADRFLYKKLIDNMKRYENKDILKK from the exons atgcATCGAATCCCTCATGGGATtaacaatcaaaatatttcagaGACTCGACCTGTAGTCTTTGTTCAACATGGACTATTATCTTCATCTGCTGATTGGGTTATAGCCTCACCCAAAAAGGCCTtag GTTATATTCTTGCGGATGCAGGTTATGATGTTTGGATGGGGAATTTCCGGGGAAATAGCTATTCCCGGAATCACTTGACTCTCAAAccatcaaaaattagattttggaaattttc ATGGGACCAAATGGCAAAGTACGATTTGCCAGCCATGATAAAGAAGACAATGTCATTGACCAACAGCTCCCAAATTCAATTCGTCGGCCATTCCATGGGCACCACGGTATTCATGGCCATGCTTAACATTTATCCAGATATGAAAGAACACTTTCATTTGGCTCATTTCCTTTCACCAATTGCTTATATTTCTCATACCATTAGTCCCATCAAATACTTTGCAAAATTTGGGAACGAGATTGGG TGGGTCCTTAATCATCTCGGAGCAGGCGAATTTTTGCCTAGTCGATGGCTTATGAATGTTCTCTCTGCCCTATTTTGCAAGCCAGGGATGAATCATATTTGTAAATCCACAATATTTCTCTTATGTGGATACGATCACGCCCAAACCAATTCATCTCTCCTCCCAACCATCATACAGCACACTCCTGCAGGAACCTCAACATATACCGTCGTTCAGTACGCCCAAGAGTTCAATACCGGGGATTTTAAAGCAATGgattggggaaaaaaacaaaatataaagtatcATGGGTCTGAGGTCCCTCCACGATATCAAATTGAAGCAGTTGACGTTCCTGTTGCTGTTTATCGTGGGAAAAATGATTGGCTGGCACAAGAAGAA GATGTGATACACGTGGTTAATCGCTTACCTCAACTATATGACGACTATATCGTACCATATGATGATTGGAATCATGTTGATTTCTTATGGGCCATAGATGCAGATcgatttttgtacaaaaagctCATTGATAATATGAAGAGATAcgaaaataaagacattttaaagaaatga